A stretch of the bacterium SCSIO 12827 genome encodes the following:
- a CDS encoding histone deacetylase family protein, producing MTTQLYFHQACVEHDPGRGHPECPERLRAVMQALEAEPFANLLRLEAPMLDLGVVENTHGHDYVETVMDNVPTEGRVYLDPDTSMSPKSAEAALRAAGGACSAVDAVLSGEARNAFCAVRPPGHHAESSQAMGFCLFNTVAIAARHAQRAEGIEKVAVVDFDVHHGNGTQHSFQNDPNLFYASSHQWPAYPGTGKLQDTGVADNICNLPLNPGDGTDAFRRGYRDRILPALRKFNPDLLIISAGFDAHARDPLASLMLTTEDFVWVTVELLRVARDCCDNRVVSCLEGGYDLNALAESSAGHVRALMTQ from the coding sequence ATGACGACGCAGCTATATTTCCATCAAGCCTGCGTGGAGCATGACCCGGGTCGCGGCCATCCGGAATGTCCAGAACGCCTGCGCGCGGTCATGCAGGCCTTGGAGGCTGAGCCGTTCGCCAATCTGCTGCGCCTTGAAGCGCCGATGCTCGACCTGGGTGTGGTCGAGAACACTCACGGTCACGACTACGTGGAAACGGTGATGGACAACGTGCCCACGGAAGGGCGTGTCTACCTGGATCCGGACACCAGCATGTCGCCGAAATCGGCGGAAGCCGCACTCCGCGCCGCCGGCGGCGCCTGTTCCGCGGTCGATGCGGTTCTCAGCGGCGAAGCACGCAACGCGTTCTGTGCCGTGCGGCCGCCGGGCCATCACGCGGAATCGTCGCAGGCCATGGGGTTTTGTCTGTTCAACACGGTCGCCATCGCCGCCCGTCACGCCCAGCGGGCCGAGGGCATCGAGAAGGTCGCCGTTGTGGATTTCGACGTTCACCACGGCAACGGCACGCAGCATTCGTTTCAGAACGACCCCAACCTGTTCTATGCGTCGTCCCATCAATGGCCCGCCTATCCGGGCACGGGCAAACTGCAGGACACGGGCGTGGCGGACAACATCTGCAACCTGCCGCTGAACCCGGGCGACGGCACGGATGCCTTCCGCCGGGGCTATCGCGACCGCATCCTGCCGGCGCTGCGTAAGTTCAACCCTGATCTTCTGATCATTTCCGCTGGATTCGATGCCCATGCGCGGGACCCATTGGCATCGCTGATGCTCACGACCGAGGATTTTGTCTGGGTCACGGTCGAACTTTTGCGGGTTGCCCGCGACTGCTGCGACAACCGGGTGGTGTCTTGTCTTGAGGGGGGGTATGACCTGAACGCCCTGGCGGAAAGCAGTGCGGGGCATGTGCGTGCCCTGATGACACAGTAA
- a CDS encoding efflux RND transporter periplasmic adaptor subunit, with protein MSAARPTVFALSTIAAALLSLATARAQAPQAVPVVVDRVVTEASHQNVPVIGRFIARQAGPVAARISGPVAEFRVDVGDRVAKGDVLAVLVKDSLKWEQELKAAELNRFQAALETAQETLKLRQQELSRLEGLRKSAAFSQARLDDKLQEVAVARAEIAVAGAQMASAKANLRLAEIALSYADVVAPYGGVVSRRHTEAGAFVNLGDPLITLINDTNLEIEADVPSRNVGGLVPGVGVTAAVSAATTIRASVRAVVPDENPQTRTRTVRFRLDALADGTGIAANQSVTLSIPAARAASVVTVHKDAILNRLGKTVVFLHEGGKALVRPVRLGAAMGSRLIVESGLAAGDLVVVRGNERLRPGQDISFTPPPNRGEAAPAADTAPAPKPKT; from the coding sequence ATGTCCGCAGCCCGGCCCACCGTCTTTGCCCTATCGACAATCGCTGCCGCCTTGCTATCTCTGGCAACCGCCCGGGCGCAAGCACCGCAGGCCGTGCCCGTTGTCGTCGACCGGGTGGTAACCGAGGCTTCGCATCAGAACGTACCGGTGATCGGTCGCTTCATCGCCCGCCAGGCCGGCCCCGTCGCAGCGCGGATCAGCGGTCCCGTCGCCGAATTCAGGGTCGATGTCGGCGATCGGGTCGCCAAGGGCGACGTCCTGGCCGTGCTGGTCAAGGACAGCCTGAAGTGGGAACAGGAATTGAAGGCGGCCGAATTGAACCGCTTCCAGGCCGCCCTGGAAACAGCCCAGGAAACCCTGAAGCTCCGCCAACAGGAACTGTCACGCCTGGAAGGCCTGCGCAAATCGGCCGCGTTCTCGCAGGCCCGGCTTGACGACAAACTGCAGGAAGTCGCCGTCGCCAGGGCCGAAATCGCCGTTGCCGGCGCCCAGATGGCCAGCGCCAAGGCAAACCTTAGATTGGCAGAGATCGCCTTGTCCTATGCCGATGTCGTTGCCCCCTACGGCGGCGTCGTGTCCCGCCGTCACACGGAGGCCGGCGCCTTCGTCAACCTGGGCGATCCCCTGATCACCCTGATCAACGACACGAATCTGGAGATTGAGGCCGACGTGCCGTCACGCAACGTGGGCGGTCTGGTTCCCGGCGTCGGCGTCACTGCTGCGGTGTCCGCCGCCACGACGATCCGAGCCAGCGTGCGCGCCGTCGTGCCCGATGAAAATCCACAGACCCGCACCCGCACGGTACGCTTCCGCCTTGATGCGCTGGCCGACGGGACCGGCATCGCCGCGAACCAAAGCGTGACGCTCAGCATTCCCGCCGCACGCGCCGCCTCGGTGGTCACCGTGCACAAGGACGCCATCCTCAACCGCCTGGGCAAGACCGTCGTGTTCCTGCACGAAGGGGGCAAAGCCCTTGTCCGCCCGGTGCGCCTGGGCGCCGCCATGGGCAGCCGCCTGATCGTCGAGAGCGGCTTGGCCGCGGGCGACCTAGTGGTCGTGCGCGGCAACGAACGCCTGCGCCCCGGCCAGGACATCTCGTTCACCCCGCCGCCGAACCGCGGCGAGGCTGCCCCCGCCGCCGACACGGCCCCGGCGCCTAAGCCGAAGACCTGA
- a CDS encoding GlxA family transcriptional regulator has protein sequence MAPDTTSQADISARRQTAPKRIGIVIFDRCQIIDATGPAAVFGSANEIHMAAGGNGPLYDLRMIAGRSGPVRTSTGVSLFADSALKDAVPPFDTLICAGGKGSLKFTEDADTIDDIRRLTKSARRVVSVCTGAYVLAAAGRLDGRRAVTHWAHCRNLADRFPNVRVEPDPIFIKDGNIYTSAGVTAGMDLALALLEEDHGKALALEVAREMVMYMKRPGSQTQFSRQLSAQMAPRGNIRDVQIWLLDRLAEDISVETMAEQAAMSLRTFNRHFKKATGRTPAGFVQEARIEAARNLLEDSDLPVKLIAGQCGFGDEERMRRAFHRNLGVSPQDYRMRFASLAPA, from the coding sequence ATGGCACCCGATACGACATCACAGGCGGATATATCCGCGCGCCGACAGACCGCACCGAAGCGGATCGGCATCGTCATTTTCGACCGTTGCCAGATCATCGACGCGACCGGGCCCGCCGCCGTATTCGGATCCGCCAACGAAATCCATATGGCTGCCGGCGGCAACGGACCACTTTATGACCTGCGCATGATCGCCGGCCGCTCGGGCCCCGTACGCACATCGACCGGCGTCTCCCTATTCGCCGATAGCGCCCTCAAAGACGCGGTCCCGCCGTTCGACACATTGATCTGCGCCGGCGGCAAGGGGTCCCTGAAGTTCACCGAAGACGCGGATACCATCGACGACATCCGCCGCTTGACGAAATCGGCGCGGCGCGTGGTTTCCGTCTGCACCGGAGCTTATGTTCTGGCCGCCGCCGGGCGGCTCGACGGACGCCGCGCGGTGACCCATTGGGCCCATTGCCGAAATCTGGCCGACCGCTTTCCCAACGTCAGGGTCGAACCTGACCCGATCTTCATCAAGGACGGTAACATCTATACCTCGGCCGGCGTGACCGCGGGCATGGACCTTGCCTTGGCGCTGCTGGAGGAAGACCACGGCAAGGCCCTGGCGCTCGAGGTGGCGCGGGAGATGGTCATGTACATGAAGCGTCCGGGCTCCCAGACCCAGTTCTCGCGCCAACTATCGGCGCAGATGGCACCGCGGGGAAACATCCGCGACGTGCAGATCTGGCTGCTGGACCGGCTGGCTGAGGACATCAGCGTCGAAACCATGGCCGAACAGGCCGCCATGAGCCTGCGCACCTTCAATCGTCATTTCAAGAAAGCCACGGGCCGCACGCCCGCCGGCTTTGTCCAAGAGGCCCGCATCGAGGCGGCCCGCAACCTCCTGGAAGACAGTGACCTGCCCGTCAAGCTGATCGCCGGGCAATGCGGCTTCGGTGACGAAGAACGCATGCGCCGGGCCTTTCATCGCAATCTGGGGGTCAGCCCCCAGGACTACCGAATGCGGTTTGCCTCCCTGGCACCCGCCTGA
- a CDS encoding efflux RND transporter permease subunit: MDLIRLSIQRPIAVMAAVLMLILFGVVALYSIPIQLTPDIRKPVISVETVWPSAAPAEVEREIIVKQEEVLKGIEGLEEIRSESQDGRGRINLEFAIGTNMDKALLLASNRLDRVNGYPEEADEPSIQTASAEDNPIAWFVIIRKPGNNEEIHRFGDFAEEVIQDRIERVAGVARVNLYGAARKEMTIFVEPDRMARYGLTVTDVVDKLRAANSSVSAGDVDEGKRRYVVRTEGEFQRLEDVSSVILRSDRDPTTGRFARVTVGDIATVAWDTSKPTERIRFNGQPAMAFNAVREGGANVIEVMRGIREAVKELNEYALPSQALELRQVYDETIYINSSIDLVQQNIVVGGALAALMLLLFLRSGGATLIVSMAIPVSVIGAFVAMAAMGRSLNVISLAGIAFAVGMVVDAAIVVLENIFRHRELGRTRAEAAYRGAKQVWVAVLVSALTTVMVFIPVLVMDLEAGQLFRDIAVALSVSVLISLLVAVTLIPALANRILGSPGEDSIVRRHIPVIDDFAALFMKSLMGLTKWVTASRLRSVIMVTVLCSICTGVTWLLLPKLEYLPSGNRNLIIGFIVPPPGYNLDTMEQIARGYEKEVFPLLAEVSGPEPDAQGRPKLNRFFFVTFRGRTILGAAAHDPTRVKDLIPILSEAAFKEPGTLGQITQRSLFGRGVTGTRAIDLNILGPDLEPLMEVALKTFNRVNQEFPRKEGNQVRPQPELVLGAPELRIRPNRVKLADNGVTARQLSDTIDAFNDGLRIAEITVGNKLVDLMIKGPLDQVTETQGISNLPVVTSAGLIIPAASLSDIEMTTGPTQINHFERQRAVTLSILPRDDVPLEQALDIIKTKIIDPMYAEGLPPGTSLRLTGTADKLNQTWQAMKLDLGIAVIIVYLVMAVLFESFLYPLIIMLSVPLATAGGVVGLSLLNMFTFQPLDMLTLLGFVILIGIVVNNAILLVHQTLVHLREDGMTAAEAIREATSNRIRPIFMSTLTSVFGMMPLVVFPGAGSELYRGLGSVVLGGLSLSAILTLAIIPPLLTLVIGVGEKRGKPSAGHGTDAPTADPQAAE; this comes from the coding sequence ATGGACCTGATCCGGCTATCTATCCAGCGACCCATCGCCGTCATGGCGGCGGTGCTGATGCTGATTCTGTTCGGTGTGGTGGCCCTCTATTCGATCCCGATCCAGTTGACGCCGGACATCCGCAAACCGGTCATCAGCGTCGAAACAGTCTGGCCCAGCGCCGCCCCTGCCGAGGTCGAGCGCGAAATCATCGTCAAACAGGAAGAGGTCCTGAAGGGCATCGAGGGGCTGGAGGAAATCCGCTCCGAATCCCAGGACGGGCGCGGGCGCATCAATCTGGAATTCGCCATCGGCACCAATATGGACAAGGCCCTGTTGCTGGCGTCCAACCGGCTTGATCGGGTCAACGGCTATCCCGAGGAAGCGGACGAGCCGTCGATCCAGACCGCCAGTGCCGAAGACAACCCCATCGCCTGGTTCGTGATCATCCGCAAGCCCGGCAACAACGAGGAAATTCACCGGTTCGGCGATTTCGCCGAGGAGGTGATCCAGGACCGCATCGAACGCGTGGCCGGCGTGGCGCGGGTCAACCTGTATGGCGCCGCGCGCAAGGAAATGACCATTTTCGTCGAACCGGACCGCATGGCCCGCTACGGCCTGACCGTGACGGACGTGGTCGACAAGCTGCGCGCCGCCAATTCTTCGGTCTCGGCGGGCGACGTGGACGAAGGCAAGCGCCGCTACGTGGTGCGCACCGAGGGTGAATTCCAGCGCCTGGAAGACGTATCCAGCGTGATCCTGCGCTCGGACCGCGACCCCACGACCGGCCGCTTCGCCCGCGTTACCGTGGGCGATATCGCGACCGTGGCCTGGGACACCTCCAAGCCGACCGAACGCATCCGCTTCAACGGCCAGCCGGCCATGGCCTTCAACGCCGTGCGTGAAGGCGGCGCCAACGTGATCGAGGTCATGCGCGGCATCCGCGAAGCCGTGAAGGAGTTGAACGAATACGCCCTTCCCTCCCAAGCCCTGGAACTGCGTCAGGTCTATGACGAAACCATCTACATCAATTCGTCCATCGACCTTGTGCAGCAGAACATCGTGGTTGGCGGGGCACTCGCCGCGCTCATGCTGCTGCTATTCCTGCGGTCGGGCGGGGCGACGCTGATCGTCTCCATGGCGATCCCCGTGTCCGTCATCGGCGCCTTCGTCGCCATGGCCGCCATGGGCCGGTCGCTGAACGTGATCTCGCTGGCCGGGATCGCCTTCGCCGTCGGCATGGTCGTCGATGCGGCGATCGTGGTGCTGGAAAACATCTTCCGCCACCGCGAATTGGGCCGTACGCGGGCCGAAGCCGCCTACCGCGGGGCCAAGCAGGTCTGGGTCGCTGTCCTGGTATCCGCCTTGACCACGGTGATGGTGTTCATTCCGGTCCTGGTCATGGATCTGGAGGCCGGCCAGCTGTTCCGCGACATCGCCGTGGCGCTCTCCGTCTCTGTGCTGATTTCGCTGCTGGTCGCCGTCACCCTGATCCCGGCGCTGGCCAATCGCATTCTGGGATCGCCCGGCGAGGACAGCATCGTCCGCCGCCATATCCCGGTGATCGACGATTTCGCGGCCCTGTTCATGAAGTCGCTGATGGGGTTGACCAAATGGGTCACCGCGTCGCGTCTGCGCTCCGTCATCATGGTCACCGTTCTGTGCAGCATCTGCACCGGCGTCACCTGGCTTTTGCTGCCCAAGCTGGAGTATCTCCCCAGCGGCAACCGTAACCTCATCATCGGCTTCATCGTGCCGCCGCCGGGCTACAACCTGGACACCATGGAACAGATCGCCCGCGGCTATGAGAAAGAGGTCTTCCCATTGCTGGCCGAGGTCTCGGGACCGGAGCCGGACGCTCAGGGCCGGCCCAAGCTGAACCGCTTCTTCTTCGTCACCTTCCGCGGCCGCACCATTCTGGGCGCCGCCGCCCATGATCCGACGCGGGTCAAGGACCTGATCCCGATCCTCAGCGAGGCCGCCTTCAAGGAACCGGGCACCCTTGGCCAGATCACCCAACGCTCCCTATTTGGGCGCGGCGTCACCGGTACCCGCGCCATCGACCTGAACATCCTGGGCCCGGACCTGGAGCCGCTGATGGAGGTGGCGCTCAAGACCTTCAACCGCGTCAACCAGGAGTTCCCCCGCAAGGAAGGCAACCAAGTCCGCCCGCAGCCGGAACTGGTCCTGGGGGCGCCCGAACTGCGCATCCGCCCCAACCGGGTGAAGCTCGCCGACAACGGCGTGACCGCGCGCCAGCTGTCGGACACCATCGACGCCTTCAACGACGGCCTGCGCATCGCCGAAATCACCGTCGGCAACAAACTGGTCGATTTGATGATCAAGGGCCCCTTGGATCAGGTCACCGAAACACAAGGCATCAGCAACCTGCCGGTCGTGACCTCGGCCGGGCTGATCATTCCGGCGGCGTCCCTGTCCGACATTGAAATGACCACGGGCCCGACCCAGATCAATCACTTCGAACGTCAGCGCGCGGTGACGCTATCGATCTTGCCGCGGGACGACGTGCCGCTGGAACAGGCGCTCGACATCATCAAAACCAAGATCATCGACCCCATGTATGCAGAGGGCCTGCCGCCCGGCACATCGCTGCGCCTCACCGGCACGGCGGACAAGCTGAACCAGACCTGGCAGGCCATGAAGCTCGACCTGGGGATTGCCGTGATCATTGTCTATCTGGTGATGGCGGTTCTGTTCGAAAGCTTCCTGTATCCGCTCATCATCATGCTCTCGGTGCCGCTGGCCACGGCGGGCGGTGTGGTCGGGCTGTCGTTGCTGAACATGTTCACATTCCAGCCGCTGGACATGCTGACCCTGCTGGGCTTCGTGATCTTGATCGGCATCGTCGTCAACAACGCCATCCTGCTGGTTCACCAAACTCTGGTGCACCTCCGCGAAGACGGCATGACCGCGGCCGAGGCAATCCGCGAGGCGACCAGCAACCGAATCCGGCCGATCTTCATGTCCACCTTGACCAGCGTGTTCGGGATGATGCCGCTGGTGGTGTTCCCGGGGGCCGGTTCGGAGCTTTATCGCGGGTTGGGGTCGGTCGTGTTGGGTGGCCTGTCGCTGTCGGCGATCTTGACCCTTGCCATCATTCCGCCCCTTTTAACCCTTGTCATCGGGGTCGGTGAAAAACGGGGGAAACCTTCGGCCGGCCACGGCACCGATGCCCCCACCGCAGACCCCCAGGCAGCTGAATAA
- a CDS encoding c-type cytochrome, translating to MLLAAAMPGDARADLIGHGGMVRAVDVSPDGHWVVTASFDFTARLWDFGTQAEVAVLDAHEGPVTSAVFTPDGKHAVTTSDDKSAIIWDVPAGKLVRRLTGHGHKVMAAAVSPGGKQIATGSWDKTLRIWDMATGEAIRVITHSAPINDVAFVNGGAWVAAGGHDGKVGMWSIKDGRLQGVLEGHRQGITKMNALPGGKRLLTASIDRTLRLWDIKTGAAVSVLTHSEDRTGQVYAAAVSPDGRRALSAGRDGRLMEWDLATGAILTTIPAHEKIIWAARFAPDGRFALTASADETTAVWHLETGDRIGLKASDKTGKQPWLSSDHPGARLYTKCANCHALNTQAATRSGPHFEGLWGRRVGAVEGYNYSGALRNKSFTWNEKTLFDLFYQGPDKFLPGTKMPVQRVPDKEQLANLVDYLRVLTTGGAKQ from the coding sequence ATGCTGTTGGCCGCGGCGATGCCGGGCGATGCGCGCGCCGACCTGATCGGTCACGGCGGTATGGTGCGGGCCGTCGACGTATCGCCGGACGGCCATTGGGTCGTCACGGCCAGTTTCGATTTCACGGCGCGGTTGTGGGATTTCGGGACGCAGGCGGAAGTGGCCGTCCTTGACGCCCACGAAGGGCCGGTGACCAGTGCCGTGTTCACCCCCGACGGCAAGCATGCCGTGACCACCAGTGACGACAAGTCGGCAATTATCTGGGACGTACCTGCGGGCAAGCTTGTCCGGCGGCTGACCGGGCACGGTCATAAGGTCATGGCGGCGGCCGTGTCGCCCGGCGGCAAGCAGATCGCCACCGGTTCCTGGGATAAGACCCTGCGGATCTGGGATATGGCGACAGGCGAGGCAATCCGTGTGATCACACATTCCGCGCCGATCAACGATGTCGCTTTCGTCAACGGCGGCGCCTGGGTAGCCGCCGGCGGGCACGACGGCAAGGTCGGAATGTGGTCGATCAAAGACGGTCGCCTACAAGGTGTTCTTGAGGGGCACCGTCAGGGCATTACGAAAATGAATGCGTTGCCCGGGGGGAAGCGCCTGTTGACGGCCAGCATCGACCGCACGCTGCGCCTGTGGGACATCAAAACGGGCGCGGCCGTCTCCGTCCTTACCCATAGCGAGGATCGCACCGGCCAGGTCTATGCCGCGGCCGTATCGCCGGATGGGCGGCGGGCTTTGTCGGCGGGCCGGGACGGGCGCCTGATGGAATGGGATCTGGCGACCGGGGCGATCCTGACAACCATTCCCGCCCACGAAAAAATCATCTGGGCCGCCCGCTTCGCACCGGACGGCCGCTTTGCGTTGACTGCAAGCGCCGATGAGACCACCGCCGTATGGCATCTGGAAACGGGGGACCGCATCGGGCTCAAGGCCAGCGACAAGACCGGCAAGCAACCCTGGCTGTCGAGCGATCACCCCGGGGCCCGGCTGTACACCAAATGCGCCAATTGCCATGCCTTGAACACCCAGGCGGCGACGCGCTCCGGCCCGCATTTCGAAGGGTTGTGGGGGCGGCGGGTCGGTGCGGTCGAGGGCTATAACTATTCCGGTGCGCTCAGAAACAAGTCCTTTACTTGGAATGAAAAAACCCTATTTGATTTGTTTTACCAGGGGCCTGACAAGTTTTTGCCGGGTACCAAGATGCCGGTGCAGCGGGTGCCTGACAAAGAACAACTTGCCAATCTCGTGGACTATCTCCGGGTTCTGACGACAGGCGGGGCGAAACAGTGA
- a CDS encoding DJ-1/PfpI family protein, which produces MTTQIGILAFNDMEELDAIGPWEVFSWAAKQEDSGLAVCTIGSGSREITCAKGLRIVTDYTLDDHPKLDIVLVPGGQGTRAIFANGGPEIDWLKKVAPDCSWVTSVCTGALLLHRAGQLQGKRATTYWAAVDLLRGGGNVEVMDDVRFVRDGNVVTSAGISAGMDMSLWLLGQLKSPEFARFVQKGIEYFPAPPYTAAA; this is translated from the coding sequence ATGACCACGCAAATCGGCATTCTCGCCTTCAACGACATGGAAGAATTGGACGCCATCGGCCCCTGGGAAGTGTTCTCCTGGGCCGCCAAGCAGGAAGATTCCGGCCTCGCCGTCTGCACCATCGGATCGGGCAGCCGTGAAATCACCTGCGCGAAGGGCCTCAGGATCGTCACCGATTACACCCTGGACGACCACCCCAAGCTGGACATCGTCTTGGTCCCCGGCGGCCAGGGCACGCGGGCGATCTTCGCCAACGGCGGGCCGGAAATCGACTGGCTGAAGAAGGTTGCGCCGGACTGCAGCTGGGTGACCAGCGTGTGCACGGGTGCGCTGCTGCTGCACCGGGCGGGTCAGCTGCAGGGCAAGCGGGCGACGACCTATTGGGCGGCGGTCGACCTGTTGCGCGGCGGCGGCAATGTCGAGGTTATGGACGATGTGCGCTTCGTGCGCGACGGCAATGTCGTCACCTCGGCGGGCATTTCCGCCGGCATGGACATGTCGTTGTGGCTGCTGGGCCAGCTGAAAAGCCCTGAATTCGCCCGCTTCGTCCAGAAAGGGATCGAATACTTCCCCGCCCCGCCCTATACGGCGGCCGCCTGA
- a CDS encoding MBL fold metallo-hydrolase, which translates to MPLPFKLNHINLWMLEDGDGWTLVDTGINTEETRTAWDRVFENTLGGKPVTRIIVTHFHPDHVGLAGWLAARFKVPLWMPYTEWATGRMLSFETGQTAGPVSHAFYKAAGFTGDRLDQVEHRVGRYGGNISPIPAAIRRIAHGDEFAVGTHSWRVIEGNGHSPEHACLYCADLGVLISGDQILPKISPNVSVWPQEPEADPLARFLDSLKRFKDLPADTLVLPSHNWPFRGLLERLDDLAAHHVERLDAAQAACAARDGDGGATAVDVLEHLFKREMDTHQMFFAIGESLAHLHHLMTLGRVSRSVDAAGVYRYQAAAV; encoded by the coding sequence ATGCCCCTGCCGTTCAAGCTGAACCACATCAACCTGTGGATGCTGGAAGACGGCGACGGCTGGACCCTTGTCGACACCGGTATCAACACCGAGGAAACCCGCACCGCCTGGGACCGTGTGTTCGAGAACACCCTGGGCGGCAAGCCCGTCACACGCATCATCGTCACCCATTTCCATCCGGACCATGTGGGCCTGGCCGGCTGGTTGGCGGCGCGCTTCAAGGTGCCGCTGTGGATGCCCTACACGGAATGGGCCACCGGGCGGATGCTCAGCTTCGAAACGGGACAAACGGCGGGGCCAGTGTCTCACGCGTTTTACAAGGCCGCCGGCTTTACCGGCGACCGTCTGGACCAGGTCGAACATCGGGTCGGGCGTTACGGCGGCAATATTTCGCCCATTCCGGCGGCCATCCGGCGCATCGCCCATGGGGATGAATTCGCTGTCGGGACCCATTCCTGGCGTGTGATCGAAGGCAACGGCCATTCGCCGGAACATGCCTGTCTGTACTGTGCGGACCTGGGTGTGCTGATATCCGGCGATCAGATTCTGCCCAAGATCAGCCCCAATGTCTCCGTCTGGCCGCAGGAGCCGGAGGCCGATCCCCTGGCGCGGTTCCTGGACAGTCTGAAGCGGTTCAAGGACTTACCGGCCGATACCTTGGTGCTACCGTCCCACAACTGGCCGTTCCGAGGGCTTCTGGAGCGCCTGGACGACCTGGCCGCCCATCATGTGGAACGCCTGGACGCCGCCCAGGCCGCCTGTGCGGCGCGGGACGGCGACGGCGGGGCGACGGCGGTCGACGTGTTGGAACACCTGTTCAAGCGCGAGATGGACACCCACCAGATGTTCTTCGCCATCGGCGAAAGTCTGGCGCATTTGCATCACCTGATGACGCTTGGGCGGGTGAGCCGCTCCGTCGACGCCGCCGGGGTCTACCGCTATCAGGCGGCCGCCGTATAG
- a CDS encoding 3-keto-5-aminohexanoate cleavage protein: MSQKTIITCAVTGSAPTTQKTKATPVTPEQIAQSSLDAAKAGAAICHIHVREPDGTPSMKFEYYEEVVKRIRDAGSNMIINLTTGPGARYMPSDEDPLIAGPGTEYVTPEKRTAHVEKLKPEVCSLDVATMNFGERAFMNVPRHMRVMADRIKAAGVKPELEVFDTGHIELCKQLIKEGHIESPPYFQLCLGISYGATATPEAMMHMRDRLPEGAPWSAFGISRQQFPMVAQAVLLGGNVRVGLEDNIYLGAGELAPSNAALVERAAAIIENLGSSVATPDEARGILGLG, encoded by the coding sequence ATGAGCCAAAAGACAATTATCACCTGCGCCGTCACCGGGTCGGCGCCGACCACACAGAAAACCAAGGCGACGCCCGTCACGCCGGAACAGATCGCGCAGTCGTCGCTCGACGCCGCAAAGGCGGGGGCGGCGATCTGCCACATCCATGTGCGTGAACCCGACGGTACGCCGAGCATGAAGTTCGAGTACTACGAAGAAGTCGTGAAGCGCATCCGCGACGCCGGCTCGAACATGATCATCAACCTGACCACCGGACCCGGTGCCCGCTATATGCCGAGCGACGAAGATCCGCTGATCGCCGGCCCGGGCACGGAATATGTCACCCCGGAAAAGCGCACGGCCCACGTGGAAAAGCTGAAGCCGGAGGTTTGCTCGCTCGACGTCGCGACCATGAACTTCGGCGAACGCGCCTTCATGAACGTGCCGCGCCATATGCGCGTCATGGCCGACCGCATCAAGGCGGCGGGCGTGAAGCCGGAATTGGAAGTGTTCGACACCGGGCACATCGAACTGTGCAAGCAGCTGATCAAGGAAGGGCACATTGAATCGCCGCCCTATTTCCAGCTGTGCCTGGGCATTTCCTACGGCGCCACGGCGACCCCGGAAGCCATGATGCACATGCGCGACCGGCTGCCCGAAGGGGCACCCTGGTCGGCGTTCGGCATCTCGCGCCAACAGTTCCCCATGGTCGCCCAAGCGGTCCTTCTGGGGGGCAACGTGCGGGTCGGGTTGGAAGACAACATCTATTTGGGGGCCGGCGAACTGGCACCGTCCAACGCGGCCCTGGTCGAACGCGCGGCAGCGATCATCGAGAATCTGGGATCGTCGGTTGCCACGCCGGACGAGGCACGGGGCATTCTCGGCCTGGGCTGA
- a CDS encoding helix-turn-helix transcriptional regulator: MPTYTVEQNHEQASALLKAMSNPHRLLVLCHLARGEKCVGELETIVGLSQSALSQHLARLRHDGVVKTRRDAQTIYYSLRGDEAMTILEALAGLFEMPAVIEKARIAV, encoded by the coding sequence ATGCCAACTTATACCGTAGAACAGAATCACGAACAGGCCAGCGCCCTTCTCAAGGCGATGAGCAACCCTCACCGCCTTCTCGTGCTGTGCCACCTTGCCCGCGGCGAAAAATGCGTGGGCGAACTTGAAACCATCGTCGGACTGTCTCAGTCCGCCCTGTCGCAGCATCTGGCGCGCCTGCGCCATGACGGCGTGGTCAAAACCCGCCGCGACGCGCAGACGATCTATTATTCCCTGCGCGGTGATGAAGCGATGACGATCCTTGAGGCGCTGGCCGGGCTGTTCGAAATGCCCGCCGTCATCGAAAAGGCGCGTATCGCCGTTTGA
- a CDS encoding exodeoxyribonuclease VII small subunit: MAKQKTPDTDTQTEIPADVRALSFEDAMSELEDIVRGLEQGAGSLDQAIDSYSRGVALKTHCEAKLKEAQLRVDKIVVGSGGTLTTEPADQE, from the coding sequence ATGGCCAAGCAGAAAACCCCAGACACCGACACCCAGACGGAAATTCCGGCGGATGTCCGCGCGCTGAGCTTCGAGGACGCGATGAGCGAGCTTGAAGATATCGTGCGCGGGCTGGAGCAGGGGGCCGGGTCCTTGGATCAGGCCATCGATTCCTATTCGCGGGGCGTCGCGTTGAAGACTCATTGCGAGGCCAAGCTCAAGGAAGCGCAACTGCGTGTCGATAAGATTGTCGTCGGCAGCGGCGGCACCCTGACGACCGAACCCGCCGACCAAGAATAG